In Anoplopoma fimbria isolate UVic2021 breed Golden Eagle Sablefish chromosome 7, Afim_UVic_2022, whole genome shotgun sequence, the DNA window GCAgtcatatgttcatatgttgATCTCACTCCAAAAAAtaccaattacatttttttttttaagtggttgtaaaacaaaaatattacataCCAAACATCATTTTTTCGCACCAAACACAATTTCTCGTGCTACAGTTTTCCTGCTTagggtcattaaaaaaaaaaaatcatacacaGTCCAGTTGAACTTAatcattttacaataaatatatcataaacACAACAAGTGTGCTCCAAAATCAACAATTACACATCAACTTAACACCTAAAAGTAACTAAACATATTTTGTACACTTTGCAGTACTTATGGTGTGTATATAGGAAGAGTGGTAGTTGATGATTAATACTGTATGTGCTGTATGTACCAGTAGGTTACAGAGTAATACGAGTATAAAATCATTTGATATTTTCTAGTGGTGTTGAGCTAACGTTTCCACAGAAATCCTTCTGACTACACAGACTGCTTTTGtttggtttacattttgattgtccagtttttttgttatattcatGCTACATTTCTACCTGTAGCCTCTAACTCAAGATAATCTAACCGACTACCAGCGTCAGATATATAATACAGTAGTTTACCACAGTGTTGGCGTGATCATAGTGTTGTACAAGTGTTCTATGTAAAGTTCCCCAGTGCTTTGTTGTCCTCGGGACTTGTGGTTAATCTCTTCAGACAGTTTGTGGCGAGAACGAGCACTCGCAGGGTGAGGAGAACGTCTGAAATGTGCCGACGGTGAATTTACATCCCCTTGAGCGCCAAACAGCACTGGTGTTGTGTAATCCCTGTGTTCTGCTGTAGTGTTTCCAATGCTTACCTCAAGCCAAAAATATACACTGCAATTAAAACTCAAGTACTTGTTGCCACCTGGTGGACGGACCACATCATTGATTGGCACAACtttcaaaagaaacatcaaactggaagaaaagtgataaaagaaaagaactCAAAACCAAAAAGGGAGAATAATCCTCTATATATAAGGAAAACTTGTTCTTATACAGCCAGTCATATTGCACAATAACCATATATACCAATACTTTTCTATCTTTAGGATataaggatttttttatttaactataaATTTGACGTTAcgtctgaaaacaaaaaagtgacgactaaatgtgatttcagttggactttTGAGAAACAAGGCCATCTTTGATCAGCTGTCATTAAATGCTGAGCCTCTAACTTGGTGTTGCTGAACTCACAGGATGTCTCTCGGAGAGAATATGTAGAGACTTTGTGTCTTGCAGTCagatttttgtctatttttgtaTCTGCACAAGCtcaaaaatgccttaaaatagaaaatatacaTCATAAGCTTTAACATTAATGTCGATCAAATGGCATCCGTTATCTAGATTTCCCATCTTTTCTTACTTTCAGTCCCAACCAGCAGGACGCTCTCTGAAATCTCCAGAGAACCTTTCCCTGCTGCTCGCTTTCAGAGGGACTTGAAATGAAACCCAAAGCGTCGGATTAAATTAAACTCCTACTGTGCCGTCATCGGgagaaatcaaagaaaaaacgAGGACGTTTCGGGCGGAGAGCCTGGCGTGAAGCTAAAACTGGTTAAAATAAGAAAGATGTACGTCCTATATTTCAGCAGAACATTGATTTCATTAGAGACCGATAGAGGCAGGATGTGCAGTCCTCCTCTTGTTTCAGCACCGGCGTTTGGAGGACGGGTATTTGGTTTTCAGGCCCTCTTTGAAGCTGCGAAACAGAACGCGGTTGCGTTTGTTCTCCTCGTCCTTCCTGGCGTGGAACTCCCCTTGGATCTTGAAGCCCCGGTGCACCACGAAGGCCGAGCTCAGCACCGAGAACTTGTAGCCGGCCACGTGGAGCTCGCAGGCCTGCAGAGGGgggggagacggagagacaCCGTGAGAAAAGGAGATGTGAGAAGTGGGAAGTGATGagaaggggaaagaaaaggaggtgAGCGAGACAGATTGAGCAGAGGAGAGACGAGGTGAGAAGAAAGGTGAGAGCGAGAAAATCTGGAGGAAGAGATGAAATAAGCCACAAGGATGAGAGGTAAAAGCACGAtgaggggagaggagatgaaCCAAAGTGTAGAGACGTTGCcacaggaaggacagaggatgaaatAAATCGGCAACAAAGTTGATTGTCATTTAAAGGGGCATTCCGCTGAGTCACTGTCATACTTCCATAAAGTTGAGGTAACCTGTGAAAGTTCAAAGTCGAAGCAGCAGAGGCCCAGACATCCTGTGGGTAAAACTCTCAAATCACTGGATCTTatacttcccataatgcaactcaatagtGTCTTTCATTAGACCTTCCCTGGTTGGTTAATGACCTCTTAAATGCCACTCCCCTGTTTTTGTAACGCAGGCTTTCAGTCAATAAATGTGCCGAACATGACCCTGGTGATACCTCCCTTTAGAGAGTTTTTACAGGCCGAGTATTACTCCTTATAGGAAGCACAGTGACTCATGTGTTTAATGTGCGTAGGGCCTAAAtccagtcatttttttaaagcagaaatatcACTGGTTGTAGCTTCTCGATtgttaatatttgtttgtttcttcgtCTTTATTGATAGTAAACTtaatatctttggattttggacacTTTGTGGGAGAGAAACAAGTTattaagaagacaaaaaaaagcttctgaGTAGGGAAGATGTGTACTGAGAAGTGAATAGTGAATCCATTCAAACTTTTGTCAAACTTTATGTGCAACAGTGCCATTAAGTAAAATGTCTCCCCCAGAATTTAAATGTGCTCATATTTAAATGATGCTTAGTTTGAACAAAGCTggtcaaatgaaaatattttcttttttgtcaaaatccctattattataattttctcatttctgcaaactgaaaatgttcctttttcCTTTGGATGCACCTGCAAACCTGGTCTGCATTAGACTATTCAAATTGGACaaaacttaacttaactcaAGGACCCACTTACTAGCTTTCAACTAAATATCATAGTCTTCTTCGGCTACTATGTGGACCTGGagttatgttcttttttaaaaaataataacaagaGCGTTTCCAAAGTAAGGGAGGGGTATGTTGAAACTGTACAAAACCTGGCTGATACGATTGAAGCCATATTGCTTGAAGATCTCATCATAGAGGGGCACAGTGTGGGGCCCGATGTAGAAAGGCTCCCAGGGGTCCATCCAGGTGAGCGTGTAGGAGACCTCCAGGGTGCCCGTCTCCCTCACGTGGCTGTTGACCCACTGTGAGTAGTTGGTGGGGGCCTGGCAGCGGGGACACAGCTCCTCGTAGAACGGCCGGACCTCTCCGACCTGGTAGAGCTGGACCAGCTCCGCCTTGGTGGCGGGCATCTTCCGCGCATGGCGGATCTCGAAAGCGGGCAACACGAAGACCTCATCGCCCACCGGCTCACGCTTCGCCATCAGGGCCAAGAAGTTCTGGTGCAGGTCTGCGCTCGGCACCATGTCCATGTCGATGACCAGGACGTAGGAGGTGTCCGTGCCACTGCGCGCCACGTTACGCAGCAGGTTGTTCGGGTAGGAGACGTTCCCACTGATGGCGTAGTTCTTGTGTTTGTCCCTGTGGCTCTCCAGTCTGGAGAACACGGACGCGCAGTCATCCAGCCCGGCGAAGTGCTCCCGGTCCTGGTCTGGGAAGCTGGCCATCTCTCCGGAGAGGCAGACCAGATGGAAGTCCACCAGGGATTGGATCTGTGGGCAGAAGAAGCTGAGCGCGTAAACCAGAGCCGTGGCAAACTTGACATCCTGCCCGTGCGCAAATATGGCCACGGAGAGCGGGTTGTGCCACCTCTCCAGAAGAGACTCCAGCTGATGCAGGTTGTTGATGGTTGTGTGCGTGGCCAAAGCCAGAACCCCTGACCCTGGGTCGGATCCCGGCTTGTGGTTTGCAGTGAAATCACTTTTAATCAAGTTCTTGTAGACCCGGTACTGCCCGCTGTTGTCGAAGATGCCACCGGTGGACAGCGAGTACCTCAGACGCTCCTTCCTCGAGTTTTTCTCGGCGTGCACATTCCTCTTCCCCCCGGAGCCCCCGAACAGCTCGGAGTACCGGTACCGCTGCTGCTTACCGTGAAACTTGGACAAGAAGGAGAGGTACATGAGCTGCAGGAGCGCCACCAGCAGCAGAGCACTCAGCACCACTTTGAAGACGGAGCATTTCTTGGAGAGATGCATCCCAGAGCAACCTGCAGAGCGACCTAAACTAGTGCGCACAAAGCGTGTTCGAGGCTATTCCTGTCCGAGCCTTGCAGCAGCTAACACCACTCCCATGCTATCTCTGCACACATGCAACGACCACTTGCATATTTTCTGCAGGTTAGTGGCACAACTGCCCCAGATGTTCACACAGGCCTCGACGGTACCGAATAAAGAGACGGTTCTGATCCAGTTTCTGTGATCTCCATCAAAACACAACACGGTTGTTACCATTCTGCTCTGATTCTGCGCATGTCCATACGTAATGACCGTAATGTCGAGCGTAAAGGCGCAACCGGATTTGGTCCTGTAGCACAGGATGATGTTGTCAGTTTTACCGCTGCTTATCTGTCACGGGTGGAAATAAAGTGTTTTGGTCACTACATGCTTCAGTTCATTTGAATGAAAGCGCAGAAACAGTCATTTCAAGTACAAGAGTGGTTTGTTTGTTCTATAAGGGTATGTTCGTGATCACGGAAGAGTCCATAGGACgaggtggccgagtggttaaggcgatggactgctAATCCATTGTGCTCTGCacgcgtgggttcgaatcccatcCTCGTCgggttgttttgcttttattataTTCAGAATCTTATGTCTAGTGTGTTTGCACCATTAACTTGTAGAACTATGATATTTTGCTAAATAATGGAATACTCGACTCTATATAGATATGTATGACGTACAGTATCATCATATAGTTTTATATTAATTTCCAAAATACATTTGAGACTCTGCAACAATGAAACAACCTGAAATGATCTAAAGCAGCTA includes these proteins:
- the b4gat1 gene encoding beta-1,4-glucuronyltransferase 1; amino-acid sequence: MHLSKKCSVFKVVLSALLLVALLQLMYLSFLSKFHGKQQRYRYSELFGGSGGKRNVHAEKNSRKERLRYSLSTGGIFDNSGQYRVYKNLIKSDFTANHKPGSDPGSGVLALATHTTINNLHQLESLLERWHNPLSVAIFAHGQDVKFATALVYALSFFCPQIQSLVDFHLVCLSGEMASFPDQDREHFAGLDDCASVFSRLESHRDKHKNYAISGNVSYPNNLLRNVARSGTDTSYVLVIDMDMVPSADLHQNFLALMAKREPVGDEVFVLPAFEIRHARKMPATKAELVQLYQVGEVRPFYEELCPRCQAPTNYSQWVNSHVRETGTLEVSYTLTWMDPWEPFYIGPHTVPLYDEIFKQYGFNRISQACELHVAGYKFSVLSSAFVVHRGFKIQGEFHARKDEENKRNRVLFRSFKEGLKTKYPSSKRRC